In Candidatus Palauibacter scopulicola, the sequence GGCCGCGCCCGGGACGCCGATGGCGAACGTGATGCTTAGCCTCATGCATCGGCTCGGGATGGACGACGTCACGAGCTTCGGGAACAGTACCGGGACGTTCTCCTTCGCGGAGGCGGCGGACTGATGCGGCGCGCGCGACCGGTCGTGTTCGCGGCCGCGGCGCTGCTCGCGCTCGGGGCGGGCGGGCCGGATGCTCCGGTCGCCGACGCGGCCATGCGCGGCGATCTGGACGCCGTGCGGTCGCTGCTCTCCGCGGGCGAGGACGTGAACGCCGCGCGGGGCGACGGCATGACGGCACTCCACTGGGCCGCGATGAAGGGCCGGCCCGACGTGGCCGGGGTGCTGATCGAGGCGGGCGCGGATCTCGAAGCGGGCACGCGGCTGGGCGGGCACACGCCGCTCCACGTGGCGAGCCGGGCGGCGCACGCGCCGCTCGTCGAGGCCCTGCTGGCGGCGGGAGCCGACGCGCGCGCCGCGACGTCGACGGGCGCAACCGCGCTGCACTTCGCAGCCGCCGCCGGGTCCGCCGGTGCGGTCGAGGCGCTGCTGCGCCACGGCGCCGATCCGAACGCCCGGGAGCCCGAATGGGGCCAGACGCCGCTCATGTTCGCCGCGGCGGCGGGCCGGGCCGGCGCGCTGGAGGCCCTCATCGATGCGGGGGCGGACGCCTCGGCCACCGCGTACGTGCTCGACATCGCGGCGCGCGACGCGTGGGACCAGCTCGACCGCCGCGAACGCAACGCCCGCGTGGCCGCGCGCCGGGCGGGCCGCACGCCGCCGGCGCCGTCACCGCGCGAAGCCGCCCCCAGGCCCACCGCCGGCCCCGGCCCCGGCCTCCAGGCCGTGCGGCTCGAGGACCCCGAGGAGCCCACCTGCTCCGGCTGCCTCGGCAACTACGCCGACCTCGTCGGCACGCACGGCGGGCTGACCGCGCTGCTGCTCGCGGCCCGCGAAGGCCACCGCGACGCGGCGCTCGCCCTGCTCGACCGGGGTGCGGACATCGACCAGCGGAGCGCCGCGGACGACACGACCCCGCTGCTCATCGCGATGATCAACGGACACTTCGACCTCGCGATGGAGTTCTTCGCGCTCGGCGCCGACCCCAACCTCACGAGCGACGCCGGCGCCACCGCGCTGTACGCGGCGCTCAACATGCACTGGGCGCCGAAAGCCCGGCATCCGCAGCCCACCGACGTGCACCAGCAGGAGTGGTCGTACCTCGACGTGATGCGCACGCTGCTCGAAGCGGGCGTCGACCCGAACGCGCGGCTGAAGAAGTCGCTCTGGTTCACGACGTACAACCGGGACCTGCTGGGCGTCGACCGCACCGGCGCCACGCCCTTCTGGCGCGCCGCGCACGCGCTCGACATCGACGCCATGAAGCTGCTCCTCGAATACGGCGCCGATCCCGCGACGCCGACCGCGAAGGTTCCGCAGCGGCGCTACGGCCGGGGCGGAGACGACATCGATCACTCCGGTCTCGACCCGATCCCCGTCGGGGGACCCGCCGTCCATCCGATCCACGCGGCGGCCGGCGTCGGCTACGGGCAGGGCTTCGCGGGCAACTCGCACCGCCATGTGCCGGACGGCTGGCTTCCGGCCATGAAGTTCCTCGTCGAGGAACTCGGCGCCGACGTGAACGCGCGCGACCACAACGGATACACGCCCGCGCACCACGCCGCCTCGCGCGGCGATAACGAGATGATCCTCTATCTCGTCGAGCGGGGCGCCGATGTGACGCTCGTGGCCCGCAACGGCCAGACCACCGTCGACCTGGCCAACGGGCCGGTCCAGCGCGTGCAGCCGTTCCCGGAGACGATCGCCCTCCTCGAGAGCCTCGGGGCGAAGAACAACCACCGCTGCGTCTCCTGCTGACCGCACGCGCCGACCGCACGCGCCGCCCGTCCGTGCCGAGAACCCTCAACCAAGACCGCCGACATCGGGCCGGCCTGACCTGACCATGCCAAATCCTGTCACCGTTTGGGAACTGCTCGCGGGCAGTTCGGGGGAGAGTCCCGCGATCGCCGCCCCCGGTCGCGAGCCGCTGAACTTCGACGGTCTCCGGAGCCAGGTGGAGCGCACCGTCGCCGCGCTGAACGGGTTCGGCATCGGCCGGAACGACCGCGTGGCGATCGTCCTACCGAACGGACCCGAGATGGCGTCCGCGTTCGTCTCCGTGGCGTGCGCGGCCACGGCGGCCCCCCTGAATCCGGCCTACCGGCAGCCCGAACACGAGTTCTATCTCTCGGACCTCAGCGCGAAGACGCTCATCCTCGAGGCGGGCAGCGACTCCCCGGCCCGCGCCGCCGCCGCCAGCCACGGGGTCCCGGTGCTCGAGTTGCACGTCGAGGCGGGCGCTCCGGCCGGAACCTTCGAACTCGTGCCGGAGGGAGCAGGGGAGGACGGAACCGGCGAGGGCCCCGCGAGCCGGGGTTCGGCGGGGGACGGCTTTCGGGGCGGCCTGGCGGAAGAGGGCGACATCGCGCTCATCCTCCACACCTCGGGGACGACGTCCCGACCCAAGATCGTGCCGCTCTCGCACCGGAACGTGTGCGCCTCCGCGGTCAACGTCCGGCACACCCTGCGTCTCACGGCCGACGATTGCTGCCTGAACGTGATGCCGCTCTTCCACATCCACGGGCTCATCGCGGCCGTCCTCGCGCCGCTCGGCGTGGGGGGATCGATCTTCTGCACCCCCGGCTTCAACGCCCTCCGCTTCTTCGGGTGGCTCGCCGAGGCGCGGCCGACCTTCTACACCGCCGTCCCCACCATGCACCAGGCGATCCTGGCCCGCGCCGCGCGCAACCGCGACGTGATCGAGCGGAACCCGCTGCGCTTCATCCGCTCGGCCTCCGCCGCCCTCCCGCCGCAGGTGATGGCGGAACTCGAGGAGGCGTTCGGCGCGCCCGTGGTCGAGGCGTACGCGATGACGGAGGCGGCGCACCAGATGACGTGCAACCCGCTCCCCCCCGCGGTCCGCAAGCCGGGGACGGTAGGGATCGCCGCCGGCCCCGAGGTCTCGGTCATGGACGAATCGGGTCCGCAGCTCCTGCCGGCGGGCGACGTCGGCGAGATCGTCATCCGCGGCCCCAACGTCAGCGACGGATACGAGAACAACCCCGCGGCGAACGCCGAGGCCTTCACGAACGGCTGGTTCCGGACGGGGGACCAGGGCGTGATGGACGGCGAGGGCTACGTCACGATCACGGGTCGCCTGAAGGAGATCATCAACCGCGGGGGAGAGAAGGTCTCGCCGCGCGAGATCGACGAGGCGATCCTCGACCACCCGGCCGTGCGGCAGGTCGTGGCGTTCGCGATGCCGCACCCCAAGCTGGGCGAGGAAATCGCGGCCGCCGCGGTGCTCCGCCACGGGATGGAGGCGACGCCCCGCGAGCTCCAGGCGTTCGCGGCGGAGCGCCTCGCCGATTTCAAGGTCCCGCGCAAGATCCTCCTCATGGACGACATCCCCAAGGGCCCGACCGGCAAGATCCAGCGCATCGGCATGGCCGAGAAGCTCGGCCTGACGTGAGCCGCACGGCCCGCTGATGCGGATCTGCATCTACGGGGCGGGCGCGATCGGGGGCTACCTCGGCGCGCAACTCGCGCTCGCGGGGCGGGACGTCACGCTCATCGCGCGCGGCCCCCACCTGGAGGCGATGCAGGAACGCGGCGTCCGCCTGCTGATCGACGGCGAGGAGCGCGTCGCCCACCCCCGGTGCACGGACGACCCGGCGGAGGTCGGCCCCCAGGACTACGTGATCATCACCCTCAAGGCACATTCCGTCCCTTGGATCGTGGAGCCGATGCAGCCCCTGCTCGGTCCCGACACGGCGGTCGTCACGGCGACGAACGGCCTCCCGTGGTGGTACTTCTACCGGCTCGACGGACCGTGGCGCGACCGGCGCCTCGAGAGCCTCGACCCCGGCGGCGTGCAGTGGGACGGCATCGGCCCGGAGCGCGTGATCGGCTGCGTCGTGTACGCGGCCACCGAGGTGTCGGAGCCCGGCGTCATCCGCCACCTGAAGTACAACCGGTTCACGCTCGGC encodes:
- a CDS encoding ankyrin repeat domain-containing protein, whose translation is MRRARPVVFAAAALLALGAGGPDAPVADAAMRGDLDAVRSLLSAGEDVNAARGDGMTALHWAAMKGRPDVAGVLIEAGADLEAGTRLGGHTPLHVASRAAHAPLVEALLAAGADARAATSTGATALHFAAAAGSAGAVEALLRHGADPNAREPEWGQTPLMFAAAAGRAGALEALIDAGADASATAYVLDIAARDAWDQLDRRERNARVAARRAGRTPPAPSPREAAPRPTAGPGPGLQAVRLEDPEEPTCSGCLGNYADLVGTHGGLTALLLAAREGHRDAALALLDRGADIDQRSAADDTTPLLIAMINGHFDLAMEFFALGADPNLTSDAGATALYAALNMHWAPKARHPQPTDVHQQEWSYLDVMRTLLEAGVDPNARLKKSLWFTTYNRDLLGVDRTGATPFWRAAHALDIDAMKLLLEYGADPATPTAKVPQRRYGRGGDDIDHSGLDPIPVGGPAVHPIHAAAGVGYGQGFAGNSHRHVPDGWLPAMKFLVEELGADVNARDHNGYTPAHHAASRGDNEMILYLVERGADVTLVARNGQTTVDLANGPVQRVQPFPETIALLESLGAKNNHRCVSC
- a CDS encoding acyl--CoA ligase codes for the protein MPNPVTVWELLAGSSGESPAIAAPGREPLNFDGLRSQVERTVAALNGFGIGRNDRVAIVLPNGPEMASAFVSVACAATAAPLNPAYRQPEHEFYLSDLSAKTLILEAGSDSPARAAAASHGVPVLELHVEAGAPAGTFELVPEGAGEDGTGEGPASRGSAGDGFRGGLAEEGDIALILHTSGTTSRPKIVPLSHRNVCASAVNVRHTLRLTADDCCLNVMPLFHIHGLIAAVLAPLGVGGSIFCTPGFNALRFFGWLAEARPTFYTAVPTMHQAILARAARNRDVIERNPLRFIRSASAALPPQVMAELEEAFGAPVVEAYAMTEAAHQMTCNPLPPAVRKPGTVGIAAGPEVSVMDESGPQLLPAGDVGEIVIRGPNVSDGYENNPAANAEAFTNGWFRTGDQGVMDGEGYVTITGRLKEIINRGGEKVSPREIDEAILDHPAVRQVVAFAMPHPKLGEEIAAAAVLRHGMEATPRELQAFAAERLADFKVPRKILLMDDIPKGPTGKIQRIGMAEKLGLT
- a CDS encoding 2-dehydropantoate 2-reductase, which produces MRICIYGAGAIGGYLGAQLALAGRDVTLIARGPHLEAMQERGVRLLIDGEERVAHPRCTDDPAEVGPQDYVIITLKAHSVPWIVEPMQPLLGPDTAVVTATNGLPWWYFYRLDGPWRDRRLESLDPGGVQWDGIGPERVIGCVVYAATEVSEPGVIRHLKYNRFTLGEPGGEKTERVRRLARALIDAGFRAPVRGIRNEMWVKLWGNVAFNPISALTHETVDTIARDPGTRAVAKTMMLEGQAVAEALGARFSIDIERRINGIEAVGAHRTSMLQDLDKGRPMEIDALVTAVQEMGRMVDVPTPTIDVVLALVRQRARAAGAYPPA